The Neomonachus schauinslandi chromosome 11, ASM220157v2, whole genome shotgun sequence genomic sequence tagaaatagaaatactgggggcgcctgggtggctcagttggttaagcgactgccttcggctcaggtcatgatcctggagtcccgggatcgagtcccgcatcgggctccctgttcagcggggagtctgcttctccctctgaccctcccccctctcatgctctctctatctcattctctctctcaaataaataaataaaatctttaaaaaaaaaaaaagaaatagaaatactggATTTCTAAATTTGGCTTTAGTCCCGGCTCTTCCCTAGGATTCTGGCCCAGAACATGCTGGAAGCATATTAATCAATGGATGTTGCAGTTTCCAGAGGCTTTCTCTCTGGCTCCTGAGGAGCTCTCAGGCTAGAGGACACTCCATTCAGAGGAGGGAGGCAGTTCAGAAAGCTGGAGAAGGTGCAGGCAACACAGGAGGCTGTGAGGCCCCACAGGACCAGACTCTCTGCCAACATGGCAGCCTGGCTGTGAGTGTAGGCCCTAGATGAGGGAGGCCGGGGAATGCCAGAACACATGGTTCCTACTCCCAAACCTTTCTTCCATCCCACCTGCAAAATGCAATTCACATTTAGAAAACTGAAGTAAAGACACTAAGAAAGTAgcctgttggggtgcctgggtagcttggatggttaagcatctgttttcagCCCAGGTCacgagcccagggtcctgggatcgagtcccatgtcaggctccctgctcagtggggagcctgcttctccctccttctgctgctctccctgattgtgctctctcgctctctctgtcaaataaataaataagatcttaaaaaaaaaaaaagaagaagaagaaagtagcgTGCTGACCAGTGTGGGAGAAGGTTTGCATCTTCTGTCAGAGAGATTTGTAGGAAGGTGGAAGTATGGGCGGGGAGGGGTGCTTGTGAAGACACTTGCCTGATTTTCAAATGCTTCTCCCTTAGAATCCTTGCTGGAGTGTAAATGATGCAAAACTCCTGAGCATCTGTGCTTATGGTGAAAACAGTTATCATTCGTGAGCACCCACGATGCCCCTGGGACTTTGCCCCattatttgatcctcacagctGTAGTATAAAGTACGAGGCATTATTCCCATTccccaaatgagaaaaatgaggcttgGAGTGTTGGAGCGCTTGGGTAACTTGCCTGAGCCACACAGTGAGTAGCAGAAATGCAGTCTGAGCCCTGAACTCCGCGTCTCGAAAAGCCACTAGGTCTCTAACCCCAATGCTGACAGTAACGTGGTTACTTTTACGTGACTGGATAAAGGGTAGAATATTCTACCGGCTAGGAATTGTGGGGTCTCTTATTGGCTCTTGCCCCCTCTTTCCTGCTCCAGGCAATTTGCTCTTGGTGAGTCTGGCAGCGGCTGACCTGGCGGCGGCCTCGTACCCGTCCCCACTAGTCCTCGCGGCCATCTTCCGTGACGGCCGGGCCCTGGGTGAGGTGCACTGCGAGGCCAGTGCCTTCATGATGGGCCTGAGTGTCACTGGCTCCGTCTTCAACATCACTGCCTTTGCCGTTAACCACTGTTGCTACGCCTGCCGCAGCGGGGTCTACCAGCAGATCTACCAGCCCTGGCACAGGCCCCTCTACATCTGCCTCGTCTGGCTCCTCACTGTGGGGGCCTTGGTGCCCAACTTTTTCACGGGGTTCCTGGAGTACGACCCGCGCATCTACTCCTGCACCTTCATCCGGACAGCCAGCACCCGGTACACGATGGCAGTGGTGGTCATTCACTTCTTCCTCCCCATCGTTGTCGTGTCCTTCTGTTACCTGTGCATCTGGGTGCTGGTGCTTCAGGCCCGCAGGAGGGCCAAGTCAGAGACCAAGCTGTGCCCGAAGCCCAGCGACGTTCGGAGCTTTCGGACCATGTTCGTGGTGTTTGTGATCTTCGCTATCTGCTGGGCCCCACTGTATGGCATTGGCCTCGCTGTGGCCATGACCCAGAAGAAATAACTCCCCAGGTCCCGGAGGGGCTCTTTGTGGCTAGCTACCTCCTGGCTTATTTCAACAGCTGCCTTAATGCCATAGTCTATGGGCTCCTGAACCAGAACTTCCGCAGGGAATACAAGAAGATTGTCTCagccctctggaaccctcagtgcTGTGTTCAGAATGCTTCCAAGGGCAGCCAAGCTCCACCTGTGGGGAATGCCCAGCACCCTGTCAGTTAGACACTCTCTAGCCTGGGTCACCGGCGGGGCACCAGATTCATGAAACGGTAGGGGGAGATCTGCTCCAAGGGTGAGATCGGGCAGCCCACTGGGCTACGCGGTCCTGTTGACGTGACAGCCCACAGTTTGTGGAACTTCATCGTGTGGACAAGAAGCCCGTCAGCACCATGGGTTCAAGCTGGTCAGGGGAGGCCTACAGGTGAGCACAGCCCCGGCCCTGGCAGACGCTCTCTCGGTGCGCTGGGGGGCTTGGCGCATACTCAGCCAAGGAAGGGACAGAATGAGGGCAGGCTTGGGGCAGAAGAAACCAATGACTTCCTGTGAGCtgctctctcctcctgcttgggCCTCCttgctgctttttctctcttccccaaagGGCAGCCGGAACGGATAGCTTCCTGTTGGCAAGTGTGAAAGAACGAGCTCTGTCGTGCTGGGAGCCAGGTAGCTCTGCGGGGGCCGCAGGAGGCTGGTGTGGTGCAGAGGGCACGTGTTATATGGACTCTCCCTACActagcatacacacacacacacacacacacacacacacacacgtgcgtgcgcGCCTCAGGTATCTGGAGCACAAAGTCGGCCTGGGTTCTCCACCATGTtcaagctgtgtgacttggggcaggCCCCTGACCTGTGTCTCCCTCGGCTGACTCACCTTACAATGGACATCATGCCAGTGCTGCCTCCCAGGGCTGTTGTGGGGATTCGCTGGGATGATAAGCTGCAGAGCCACTGAGGACAGTGCCGGACCCATGGCCAGCCCTCAGTAATCACTAACTGTGTTCTTATTCCTACTACACAGAATGAAAGATAATCTTGAAGGAGAGAAGGGGTGATGCACAGACAGGAAGTGGAGGGAAGCGAGTGGGGAAGGTGTGTATGGAGATGGGGGAAGGGCACGTATACCTACACGCTTTGTATTTGCGGACGCCTCAGGTCTTCATTCAGCCCCGAGAGATTTAGCTTCCTTCTTCAGCTCCACAAACATGACTGACTAGTCTGTAACCAGGTCCAGCAGGAGAAACAAAAGGCAGGTTGCCTCTCCTCTTGGGGGTCACAGTCTGTTAATGAATAGTATCAGCTGACGCTCACTAGGTGTTTgctttgtaccaggcactgtggtaAATGCTTGATAggcattatctcatgtaatccttaCAAAACTCTTTGAAAAGGGATCTTTATCTATATTTGTAGTAAGAAACTAAAACTCAAAGAAGTGAAACGATTTCCTGAGTTCACGGAGCCCAAGTCTGTCTGACGGCAGCACCCCATTTCTGCCTCACAACCCACACCCTAGAATGTGTGGCAGGAACAAAATGGGGTAGACTAAGTACCCCAAGTACATAGGTGCCTGGGGGGttccaagaagagagaaaagttaCCTCAGCCAGCCGGTCTGGTCTCTTAGCGTTATTCCGGATGCTCTCCCTCCCCTTGTCATTTGAGGAGTTAGGTTGGGTGCTGTGCCTAGCCACCTGGTCATGTGGGAACTTGTTAAACATGCAAGTGCTCTTGGGTTCCACTGAAAACATTCTGAGTGTGGAGATCCAGGGAAGGGCCTGGGAGTCTGATTCTGACCCTGGGGGTCCTTTACCAAACTGTTAGGAATGCAGGGGTTCCAGCCCTGGTTGCCTGCCTATCGGGATCCCGTTGCTGGGTGTGGAGAGTCCCATCCAGGGAGGCCTCGCAGTTCAGACGTCAGTCTGAGAGGGAAACACAAGAGACGTAAGGCTTCTCCCTGAGCTTCAGCCACTTTTCTTGGCTCTGCGCGAAGCCTGAGCTCATCAGGTCAGGCATGTGTttgctttctgttctctctgcctcctctccccagaCACCAACAACAGGGATTTGCCTTTCATTCTTGACTCAGAAGCAGCGGGGTGTCCCCCACTGCTCCCTTTATTTCTATCTGTTAACTCTGAACTGAGTGCATGGTAAAgccgactaagccagccaagccaccgactaagccagccaagcACTCCAAGAATACTtacatgtcttaaaaaaaatttttttttgagtatggttgacacataatgttacattagtttcagatgtgcaacataatgattcaactcATCTTTATACCTTATGCTgggttcaccacaagtgtagttatcatctgtcatcatacaacacTATTGCAGTATCAATGCTTGTATTTCTTGATCCTAAGATTTGCCAGAAAGTGAAGCAACTGAAATTATAAGTGATGAGAGAATGTGTTATAACCTATGATCTCTTAGGCTAATAGAATAAACAAATCATCTCTTAAAAGTACAATAAGATAATATAGTTTCAGAGAGGTAATTAATGCTACTTACTTGAAAAATGTATATGCCTTTCACTCTATTGTAATCAATGTTCTTGCTGTCTCTTTTATAAAAGTAAGTCTCcaataaaataattgttgaaaaaaaaagaaaaagaaacaaaggacacatactgtaaaaaaaaagtaaaactctctTTATTCTCAGATTATATGATTCTGTATGTAGAAAACcttataaaatcttaaacaataacaacaacaacaaaaaagctacCAGAATTAGTAAGTGAAtttagtaaggtcacaggatgcagggtaaatttttaaaaatctatagttTTTCTGTAACACtagtaataataaatttaaaataaaatttaaaaacaataccaataccacaaaaataatcaaatataggATTAATCAACCAAAAGATGTACAAAGCCTCTCTACTGAACATTACAAAAGATagcagagagaaattaaagaagaccaaaATCAACAAAGAGAAATACCATGTCACggattagaaaaatattattcaaataccTATTTCCCTAAATTCATCTATGGAGTCAATGAAATGTCAATCAAAATTctagaaagatttttttgaagataCTGGCTATctgtttataaaacatatataaatgcaGATGATATggaataaccaaaataatcttgaaaacgAACTAAGTTGGAGAACTAACAAGATCATTTCAAGATGTATTATAAAGCTACATTAATAGAGGCAGTGTTGTTTTGGCATAAGGATAAGCAAACAAATCAATAGAACAGACTAGAATTAAGAAATAAACCTATACATACACGGTCAATCGATTTTTAACCAAACCACCAAGTCAGTTCAATAGGAAAGTAGCCTagtttggggcatctgggtggctcactaggttaagtgtccaactctttggTTTGGCttgtgtcatgatctcagggctgtgagattgagccctgtgtcaggctccacattcagcaggaggtctgcttgagattctctccctctccctctgcccctcccctgctctctctctctctctctaaaataaataaataaatctttaaaaaataatttaggaaagTAGACTagttttaacaaatggtgctggaaaaactggatatcaaAAGGAGGGGAAAACCCTCTTCAATCCCTCCCTTACTCCATActcaaaaataattcaaaatagattatagCCTTAAATATAAAAGCTATAATGATAAATATTCTAGAAGACTGCACAAGAGAATGTCTTCATGCTCTTGTAGTAAGCTAAGATTTCTTAGCTGAGATATAAACTAACCATAGTCTTCATCATGGTACATCAGACCTTAtcgaaattaaaattttctgttcatcaaaagatactgttaaaaACATAgattggggggggcacctgggtggctcagtcgttaagcgtctgccttctgctcaggtcatgatcccagggtcctgggatcgagccccgcatcgggctccctgctcagtgggaagcctgcttctccctctcccactccccctgcttgtgttccctctctcgctgtctctctctgtcaaagaaataaataaaatcttttaaaaaaaatagattggaaATTATATCCACAATACATATATCTAACAGAGGAGTTATATCCAGAATACCTAAAGAGCAcatacaattcaacaacaaaaaaatgaacaactcaataaaaaacggacaaaagaaaataatgaatcttGACTTAAACTTCAttacttatataaaaa encodes the following:
- the MTNR1B gene encoding LOW QUALITY PROTEIN: melatonin receptor type 1B (The sequence of the model RefSeq protein was modified relative to this genomic sequence to represent the inferred CDS: inserted 1 base in 1 codon) encodes the protein MLENGSFSNCCEAGELAVRPGWPGAGSARPSGTAGPPWVAPALSAVLIVTTAVDVVGNLLVILSVLRNRKLRNAGNLLLVSLAAADLAAASYPSPLVLAAIFRDGRALGEVHCEASAFMMGLSVTGSVFNITAFAVNHCCYACRSGVYQQIYQPWHRPLYICLVWLLTVGALVPNFFTGFLEYDPRIYSCTFIRTASTRYTMAVVVIHFFLPIVVVSFCYLCIWVLVLQARRRAKSETKLCPKPSDVRSFRTMFVVFVIFAICWAPLYGIGLAVAXDPEEITPQVPEGLFVASYLLAYFNSCLNAIVYGLLNQNFRREYKKIVSALWNPQCCVQNASKGSQAPPVGNAQHPVS